One window of Balnearium lithotrophicum genomic DNA carries:
- a CDS encoding sulfide/dihydroorotate dehydrogenase-like FAD/NAD-binding protein has product MFQILKKKELAENVDEFVVRAPLIAKKAKPGQFVIVRVTAKGERIPLTIADKDPEDGTITLMVQRVGKSTFHMSCFDEGNSLRDVVGPLGRPTEIKKWGHVVAVGGGLGLAPIHHIALGVKEAGNRLTTIMGFRRKDLIFWEDKMSVVSDRVIVTTNDGSYGMKGLVTDALLNLIEKEEKIDRVICAGPVPMMKAVAELTKDYGIPTIASLNPIMVDGTGMCGACRVTVGGEVKFACVDGPEFDAHQIDFDELMNRLRMFKDKEELAMREFQRKHCGCRGS; this is encoded by the coding sequence ATGTTCCAAATACTAAAGAAGAAAGAACTTGCAGAAAATGTAGATGAATTTGTTGTAAGGGCTCCTCTCATTGCAAAAAAGGCAAAGCCAGGACAGTTTGTAATTGTAAGGGTTACGGCAAAGGGGGAGAGAATTCCATTAACGATTGCAGATAAGGACCCAGAGGATGGGACAATAACCCTTATGGTCCAGAGGGTTGGTAAGAGCACCTTTCACATGTCCTGCTTTGATGAAGGGAACTCCTTGAGGGACGTTGTTGGTCCTCTTGGAAGGCCTACAGAGATAAAAAAATGGGGACATGTAGTCGCAGTAGGAGGAGGTTTAGGGTTAGCTCCTATCCACCACATAGCTTTAGGTGTAAAGGAAGCTGGGAACAGACTAACAACGATAATGGGATTTAGAAGGAAGGACTTAATCTTCTGGGAAGACAAGATGAGCGTGGTTTCTGACAGGGTTATTGTAACTACGAACGATGGCTCTTACGGAATGAAGGGACTTGTAACTGATGCTCTCCTGAACCTCATAGAGAAGGAAGAAAAGATAGACAGAGTGATATGTGCTGGTCCTGTTCCAATGATGAAGGCTGTAGCTGAACTGACTAAGGATTACGGAATACCTACAATTGCTTCACTTAATCCCATAATGGTCGACGGAACCGGTATGTGTGGAGCCTGTAGGGTAACTGTTGGGGGAGAGGTCAAGTTTGCCTGTGTTGACGGTCCCGAGTTTGATGCTCACCAGATCGATTTCGATGAACTTATGAACCGATTGAGGATGTTTAAGGATAAGGAAGAGTTGGCAATGAGGGAATTTCAGAGAAAACACTGTGGTTGTCGCGGGAGTTAG